In Pseudomonas sp. ADAK18, a single window of DNA contains:
- a CDS encoding M20 aminoacylase family protein has protein sequence MIALRHRIHAHPELGFEEFTTAELVAQCLTQWGFEVSREVGKTGVVGTLKNGPGRAIGLRADMDALPIQEATGLPYASRNDGVMHACGHDGHTATLLAAGQYLAQTRAFNGTVHLVFQPAEEGLGGARKMLEDGLLERFPCDAIFAMHNVPGYPAGQLGFYSGPFMASADTVTITIKGTGGHGAVPHKAVDPVVVCSSIVMALQSIVSRNVNPQETAIITVGSLHAGSVSNVIPATAEMILSVRALTPQIRQLLEVRITELVQGQAASFGAQAHIDYQHCHPVLINDPEQTAFAREVAREWLGEGQLIEDLRPFTASEDFAFILEKCPGSYLVIGNGQGDSGCLLHNPGYDFNDACLPIGASYWVKLVEGFLR, from the coding sequence ATGATTGCCCTGCGTCACCGTATTCACGCCCACCCCGAACTGGGGTTTGAAGAGTTCACCACGGCTGAACTGGTGGCGCAGTGTTTGACGCAGTGGGGGTTTGAGGTGAGCCGAGAGGTGGGTAAGACCGGTGTGGTCGGGACCCTGAAAAATGGCCCCGGGCGTGCCATTGGGTTACGCGCGGACATGGATGCGCTGCCGATTCAGGAGGCCACCGGCTTGCCGTATGCCAGCCGCAATGACGGCGTGATGCACGCCTGTGGCCACGACGGTCATACGGCAACCCTGCTGGCAGCAGGGCAATACCTTGCACAAACCCGAGCGTTCAACGGCACGGTGCATCTGGTGTTTCAGCCGGCTGAAGAAGGGTTGGGCGGTGCCCGGAAAATGCTGGAGGACGGGCTGCTCGAACGTTTCCCCTGCGACGCGATTTTTGCCATGCACAACGTGCCGGGATATCCCGCCGGGCAACTGGGGTTCTACAGCGGGCCGTTCATGGCGTCTGCCGACACGGTCACGATCACCATCAAGGGTACCGGTGGCCATGGTGCGGTCCCGCACAAGGCGGTCGACCCGGTGGTGGTTTGTTCGTCCATTGTGATGGCCCTGCAAAGCATCGTCTCGCGCAACGTTAACCCTCAGGAAACGGCGATTATCACGGTCGGTAGCCTTCATGCCGGCAGCGTGTCGAACGTCATTCCGGCCACTGCCGAAATGATCCTGAGTGTGCGAGCGCTGACGCCGCAGATACGCCAACTGCTCGAAGTCAGAATCACCGAGCTGGTCCAGGGCCAGGCCGCGAGTTTCGGTGCGCAGGCGCATATCGACTACCAGCATTGTCATCCGGTGTTGATCAACGATCCCGAGCAGACGGCGTTCGCCCGTGAAGTCGCCAGAGAGTGGTTGGGCGAGGGGCAGTTGATCGAGGACCTGCGGCCATTCACCGCCAGCGAGGACTTTGCCTTCATCCTGGAAAAATGCCCGGGCAGTTATCTGGTGATCGGCAATGGCCAGGGCGATAGTGGGTGCTTGCTGCATAACCCCGGTTACGACTTCAACGACGCCTGCCTGCCTATCGGCGCCAGTTATTGGGTCAAGTTGGTGGAAGGTTTTCTGCGCTAA
- a CDS encoding ABC transporter permease, with protein sequence MLLEGFGPQILLGTLATIKLALGSLLFAVLIGLMGASSKLSSNRVLRMFATSYTTLIRSMPDLVIMLLLFFSLQMLLNQLTDWLGIAQLDIDPFLAGVVTLAFIYGAYFTETFRGAFQAVPVGQIEAARAYGMTRAQTFRKVLFPQMLRHALPGIGNNWQVLIKSTALVSIIGMTDVVKATQDAGKGSMQFFYFTLVGGLIYLAITTVSNVLLMWLEHRYSVGVRKAVL encoded by the coding sequence ATGCTTCTGGAAGGCTTTGGTCCACAGATTCTGTTGGGCACCCTGGCCACGATCAAACTGGCGTTGGGATCACTGCTGTTCGCCGTTCTGATCGGGCTGATGGGGGCCAGCTCCAAGCTGTCTTCAAACCGTGTACTGCGGATGTTTGCGACAAGCTACACGACGTTGATCCGCAGCATGCCGGACCTGGTGATCATGCTGTTGCTGTTCTTCAGCCTGCAAATGTTGCTCAACCAACTGACCGATTGGCTGGGTATTGCCCAGCTCGATATCGACCCTTTCCTGGCCGGTGTCGTGACCCTGGCATTTATTTATGGGGCGTACTTTACCGAAACCTTTCGCGGTGCTTTTCAGGCGGTACCAGTCGGCCAGATTGAAGCCGCCAGGGCTTACGGCATGACGCGCGCACAAACCTTTCGCAAGGTCTTGTTCCCACAGATGCTGCGCCACGCGTTGCCGGGGATTGGCAACAACTGGCAAGTGCTGATCAAGTCGACCGCGCTGGTGTCGATCATCGGCATGACCGATGTGGTCAAGGCCACGCAGGATGCGGGCAAGGGCTCAATGCAGTTCTTCTATTTCACGCTGGTCGGCGGCCTGATCTACCTCGCAATCACCACCGTTTCCAACGTTCTGCTGATGTGGCTCGAACACCGCTACTCCGTGGGAGTCAGGAAGGCCGTGCTATGA
- a CDS encoding DUF1329 domain-containing protein gives MNTTLFHATVLGALLSLASGTALAKLDASEAARLGQELTPTGAQKAANANGSIPAWTGGLTQPPAGYQAGQGYVDPYASEKPLYTITQVNQGQYAQLLTPGYQALLGKYPDFKMLVYPAHRTAALPQSEYAEIAKEAPTISLADGGNGLMGYEKSSVPFPIPHSGIEVLFNHFVRYRSGGYQYFPTEMVVQNNGSFTPIRRDVKVMMASAMGNPEPNRLYYYLGKVISPESVAGGQTLIHEPIDQTREARLAWSYNPGQRRVLRAPEAAYDSPVGTSEGLRTYDAIDMYNGAPNKYDWKLIGKKELLVPYNTYKLADRSLKYNQIIQPNHLNQDLLRYELHRVWVVEATLKPGERHIYAKRVFYVDEDSWSILAADLYDGRSDLWRVQEAHTLQRYDVLSSLQLSDVAYDLQARRYVVYGLENEERSTQFGISGKLAEFSPAALRRSGH, from the coding sequence ATGAACACCACGCTGTTTCACGCCACCGTATTGGGTGCTCTCCTGAGCCTTGCCAGTGGTACCGCCCTGGCCAAGCTTGACGCCAGTGAAGCCGCCCGCCTGGGCCAGGAACTGACACCCACCGGCGCACAAAAGGCCGCAAACGCCAACGGCAGCATTCCTGCCTGGACCGGTGGGCTCACCCAACCACCGGCGGGCTACCAGGCCGGCCAGGGTTACGTCGACCCCTACGCCAGCGAAAAACCGCTGTACACCATCACCCAGGTTAATCAGGGCCAATATGCCCAACTGCTCACCCCCGGCTACCAGGCACTGCTGGGCAAATACCCTGACTTCAAGATGCTCGTCTATCCCGCTCACCGCACGGCCGCCTTGCCCCAAAGCGAATACGCAGAAATTGCCAAGGAAGCGCCCACTATCTCCCTGGCTGACGGTGGCAACGGCCTGATGGGTTACGAGAAGAGCAGCGTGCCCTTTCCCATTCCTCACTCGGGCATCGAGGTGCTGTTCAATCACTTCGTCCGTTACCGCAGCGGTGGTTATCAGTATTTCCCCACCGAAATGGTGGTGCAGAACAACGGCAGCTTCACCCCGATCCGCCGCGACGTAAAAGTGATGATGGCCTCGGCCATGGGCAATCCCGAGCCAAACCGCCTGTACTACTACCTGGGCAAGGTCATCTCGCCAGAGAGCGTGGCGGGCGGCCAAACGCTGATCCACGAGCCCATTGACCAGACCCGCGAAGCACGCCTGGCATGGAGCTACAACCCTGGCCAGCGCCGTGTATTGCGTGCCCCCGAAGCGGCCTACGACTCCCCGGTCGGCACCTCGGAAGGCTTGCGCACCTATGACGCCATCGACATGTACAACGGCGCCCCCAACAAGTACGACTGGAAGCTGATCGGCAAGAAAGAACTGTTGGTGCCCTACAACACCTACAAACTGGCTGACCGTTCGCTCAAGTACAACCAGATCATCCAGCCCAATCATCTGAACCAGGACCTGTTGCGCTACGAACTGCACCGCGTCTGGGTGGTAGAGGCGACCCTGAAGCCAGGCGAACGACACATCTACGCCAAGCGCGTGTTCTATGTCGACGAGGACAGCTGGAGCATCCTGGCGGCCGACCTCTACGACGGTCGCAGCGACCTGTGGCGGGTCCAGGAAGCCCACACCTTGCAACGCTACGACGTGCTCTCGAGCCTGCAACTCAGCGATGTCGCCTACGACCTGCAAGCGCGCCGCTACGTGGTGTACGGGTTGGAGAACGAAGAGCGAAGCACCCAGTTTGGCATCAGCGGCAAGCTTGCCGAATTCAGTCCGGCTGCATTACGCCGCTCAGGTCACTGA
- a CDS encoding ABC transporter substrate-binding protein, with the protein MNKIIAAVSLAFLTASGLAGAADWSGKVLKLGVDPTYPPLEYKNQDGTLTGFGVDIAEALCAELHARCIWVESSWDGMIPALLARKFDAVASSMTITPKRLGQIAFTDKVSNAPARLVIKRGSGLEPTVESLKGKRVGVEQGSTQEAFAKAVWGAQGVDILSYQNQDQVYADLTVGRLDASLQGAIQASHGFLDKPVGKDYAFAGGNLDNPEFFGVGDGIGVRKADVELREDLNKALATIIANGTYVRINKKYFDFDVYGAK; encoded by the coding sequence ATGAATAAGATAATCGCGGCTGTTTCCCTGGCGTTCTTGACCGCATCCGGCCTGGCTGGCGCGGCGGATTGGAGTGGGAAAGTACTGAAGCTGGGCGTTGACCCGACGTATCCACCGCTGGAATACAAAAATCAGGACGGCACACTGACGGGCTTTGGGGTCGATATCGCCGAGGCGCTCTGTGCAGAGCTGCACGCCCGGTGCATCTGGGTTGAAAGCAGCTGGGACGGCATGATTCCGGCCTTGCTGGCACGCAAGTTCGACGCGGTGGCCTCGTCGATGACCATCACCCCCAAGCGCCTGGGACAGATTGCGTTCACCGATAAAGTATCCAACGCCCCGGCACGCCTGGTTATCAAGCGTGGCTCGGGGTTGGAACCGACTGTCGAGTCGCTCAAAGGCAAGCGCGTAGGCGTGGAGCAGGGCTCGACTCAGGAGGCTTTCGCGAAAGCCGTCTGGGGTGCCCAGGGCGTGGATATTCTCTCTTATCAGAATCAGGACCAAGTCTACGCCGACCTCACGGTCGGGCGGCTCGATGCCTCGTTGCAGGGGGCCATTCAAGCCAGCCATGGCTTCCTGGATAAGCCGGTAGGTAAGGACTACGCCTTTGCCGGTGGCAACCTGGATAACCCGGAATTCTTCGGCGTGGGTGACGGCATCGGCGTGCGCAAGGCGGACGTTGAGCTGCGTGAAGACTTGAACAAAGCGCTGGCGACGATCATTGCCAATGGCACCTACGTGCGGATCAACAAAAAGTACTTCGATTTCGACGTCTACGGCGCGAAATAA
- a CDS encoding RND family transporter, translating into MNSRLNLNPPSQQLEKPGPRLLDFVERTLFHNRLAVLVFFLIVSLLLGYKALALRPDASFSRMIPTSHPFIQNYLQYEDVLRPQSNVLRVLVENPKGEILDPAFMETLREVNDKIFYLPGVDRGKLKSLWTPNALWSEVTTEGVRSGRVIPDTYDASPGSLSQVRQNILRANMLGNIVANDWRSTIIRVPLLDNDPQTGKPLDYGAFSQALNTEVREHFSAQGVTIRVIGFAQIIGDLLAAASDIALFFAITVGLISVLLYLYCRCWRSTAVTVLTCLLTVICQLGLLSLLGYGLDPYSILVPFLIFAIGISHAVQNINLMMNEMGNGCGALPASERTFRALFIPGSTALLADAVGFITLLVIDIGVIQQLAITASIGVFVAIFTKMFLLPVLMSYVGISPRGLRQQRERSQSDWPVFRRLAGVMCKPVAVVVILTSLVLLGLGYHARQDLQVGDLDAGAPELRAQARYNQDNAYLLAHYSASTDVYVLIFKTPPEQCSRFAAADLANQLEQHLLEVPGVESVQSLYGTMRFNIAARNEGNPKWAEFSRDQYVMNNARAGVATELVDPNCNIAPISLYLADHKAQTLSRVSAAVEQFNRTYNTGDFQILQAAGNAGIEAATNQVIKHSEKLMVLLVFVIISLVVFFEFRSLKVTIALMAPLYLSTVLCEAVMAQMGLGVKIATLPVIALGVGIGVDYGIYLYSRMEGFMQQGLAMRAAYFETLKTTGTSVAFTGITLALGVSTWVFSELKFQADMGLLLVLLFIWNMIGALVLMPALIAVLVPSKSGTGTV; encoded by the coding sequence ATGAATTCGCGCCTGAACCTCAACCCGCCTTCTCAACAGTTGGAAAAACCCGGGCCACGACTGCTGGATTTCGTCGAGCGAACGCTGTTCCATAATCGCCTGGCAGTGCTGGTGTTTTTCCTGATTGTTTCGCTGCTGCTGGGGTACAAGGCCCTGGCGCTGCGCCCGGACGCAAGCTTTTCGCGGATGATCCCCACCAGTCACCCCTTCATCCAGAACTACCTGCAATACGAGGACGTGTTACGGCCACAGAGCAACGTATTGCGGGTACTGGTGGAAAACCCCAAGGGTGAGATTCTCGACCCTGCGTTCATGGAAACCCTGCGCGAGGTCAACGACAAGATTTTCTATCTGCCCGGCGTCGACCGAGGAAAACTCAAATCGTTATGGACCCCCAATGCGCTGTGGAGCGAAGTGACCACCGAGGGCGTACGCTCCGGCCGTGTCATCCCGGACACCTATGACGCAAGCCCCGGGTCGCTTTCGCAGGTACGCCAGAACATCCTGCGCGCCAATATGCTCGGCAACATTGTGGCTAACGACTGGCGCTCGACGATCATTCGCGTGCCGTTGCTGGATAACGACCCACAAACCGGCAAACCATTGGATTACGGGGCCTTCAGCCAGGCCTTGAACACCGAAGTGCGTGAACACTTCAGCGCCCAAGGCGTGACCATTCGCGTGATTGGGTTCGCGCAGATTATTGGGGACCTGCTGGCCGCCGCCAGCGACATCGCGTTGTTCTTCGCCATTACCGTCGGGTTGATCAGTGTACTGTTGTACCTCTATTGCCGTTGCTGGCGCAGCACGGCCGTCACCGTACTGACCTGCCTGCTCACCGTCATTTGCCAGTTGGGGCTGCTCAGCCTGTTGGGCTACGGCCTGGACCCGTACTCGATCCTAGTACCCTTCCTGATCTTTGCCATCGGCATCAGCCATGCCGTGCAAAATATCAACCTGATGATGAACGAAATGGGCAACGGTTGCGGTGCGCTACCCGCGTCCGAACGTACCTTTCGTGCCCTGTTCATTCCGGGCAGTACCGCATTGCTGGCCGACGCAGTCGGGTTCATCACGCTGCTGGTGATCGACATCGGCGTCATTCAGCAACTGGCCATAACCGCCAGCATTGGCGTGTTTGTGGCCATCTTCACCAAGATGTTCCTGCTGCCGGTGCTGATGTCTTATGTCGGCATCAGCCCACGAGGTTTGCGTCAACAGCGTGAGCGCAGCCAGTCCGACTGGCCGGTCTTCCGCCGGCTTGCGGGGGTCATGTGCAAGCCGGTCGCTGTCGTGGTGATTCTGACGAGCCTGGTGTTGCTCGGCCTTGGTTACCATGCCCGCCAGGACCTGCAAGTCGGTGACCTGGATGCCGGCGCACCGGAGCTGCGTGCACAAGCGCGATACAACCAGGACAACGCCTACCTCCTTGCCCATTACAGCGCCAGTACCGATGTGTATGTACTGATCTTCAAGACCCCGCCCGAGCAATGTTCACGCTTCGCCGCGGCCGACCTGGCCAACCAGCTGGAACAGCACTTGCTCGAAGTGCCAGGCGTGGAGTCTGTGCAGTCGCTGTACGGCACCATGCGTTTCAACATCGCTGCGCGCAACGAGGGCAATCCCAAGTGGGCCGAGTTCTCCCGCGACCAATACGTGATGAATAACGCCCGCGCCGGCGTCGCCACAGAACTGGTCGACCCGAACTGCAACATCGCGCCGATCAGCCTGTACCTGGCCGACCACAAGGCGCAAACCCTCAGTCGTGTCAGTGCAGCGGTGGAGCAGTTCAACCGCACGTACAACACCGGCGATTTCCAGATCCTCCAGGCGGCAGGCAACGCCGGGATCGAGGCGGCGACCAACCAGGTGATCAAGCACTCGGAAAAGCTGATGGTGCTGCTGGTGTTCGTCATCATCTCATTGGTGGTGTTTTTCGAGTTCAGGTCGCTCAAGGTGACCATCGCACTCATGGCGCCGCTGTACCTGTCGACCGTGCTGTGTGAAGCGGTGATGGCGCAGATGGGCTTGGGGGTGAAAATCGCCACCTTGCCGGTGATCGCGCTTGGCGTGGGTATCGGCGTGGACTACGGCATCTACTTGTACAGCCGGATGGAAGGCTTTATGCAGCAAGGGCTGGCCATGCGCGCGGCCTATTTCGAGACATTGAAGACCACCGGCACTTCCGTTGCGTTCACCGGAATAACCCTGGCACTGGGCGTGTCTACTTGGGTGTTCTCTGAATTGAAGTTCCAGGCCGATATGGGTCTGTTGTTGGTGTTGCTGTTCATCTGGAACATGATCGGGGCACTGGTTCTGATGCCCGCGTTGATCGCCGTGCTGGTGCCATCGAAATCAGGTACCGGCACAGTCTGA
- a CDS encoding DUF1302 domain-containing protein has product MGSQSGSGTLLRPRNQIAGMLLTPLACALCSYASAADFTWGEISGRYNGSLSLGGVWSAEKPNTANIFQGNANTIGYGKPGEFNPSGGRTGDDGRLNFRKRNLVSSPATLLGEMELNWQNYGAFIRGKAWYDYTLNNREVDFGHSSNGYQANHKLDDSHFDDLAKFQGVALLDAYVFGDFTLADHPLNARVGNQVINWGEGLYFQNGINAINPVDLAALRRPGSQVKEALLPVPMLYGNFGITDNLSLEAFYQLQWRRTVLEGCGTYFSSNDFLPDGCYGVPRGGANDPASFANDQIIRRTGDNEPSNSGQFGFALRYFADQLDTEFGAYALNIHSRTPYTSITTDLRPGAGAGWIAGKQDTNGTYFADFPEDIRIFGLSFSSNLQGTSVFGEYSYRPNQPVQLANGDLIPAFAGNPLQLGQQIGQNITLGQDAINAAPGSVYNGYDRRKISQLSLGFLKSLPQVMGAESLNLIGEAGMKYMHDLPSLNDRRYAKGDLYGSDLANGSAAGCALGSPGKYQKLGCSSDGYTSKFAWGYRLRAQLSYPALVAGVNVSPFVAFGQDVKGWSYDGTFSEGRLLGSVGTKFDYLQKYSAELSWSASGNTPYATTDKDFVSLSLRMGF; this is encoded by the coding sequence ATGGGCTCCCAATCAGGTAGCGGCACACTGCTGCGCCCTCGTAATCAAATCGCCGGCATGCTTCTGACACCCTTGGCCTGCGCCCTGTGCAGCTACGCCAGTGCTGCCGACTTCACCTGGGGCGAAATCAGCGGCCGTTACAACGGCAGCCTTAGCCTGGGCGGTGTGTGGAGCGCCGAAAAACCCAATACCGCCAACATATTCCAAGGCAACGCCAACACCATCGGCTATGGCAAACCCGGTGAGTTCAACCCCAGCGGCGGCCGCACCGGCGACGACGGGCGCCTGAACTTTCGTAAGCGTAACCTGGTGTCCTCCCCCGCCACCTTGCTGGGCGAGATGGAGTTGAACTGGCAAAACTACGGCGCTTTCATTCGCGGTAAAGCCTGGTATGACTACACCCTGAACAACCGTGAAGTCGATTTCGGCCACTCCTCCAATGGTTACCAAGCCAACCACAAACTCGACGACAGCCACTTTGACGACCTGGCCAAGTTTCAGGGAGTCGCGCTGCTGGATGCCTACGTGTTCGGTGACTTCACCCTCGCCGACCATCCCCTGAATGCCCGAGTCGGCAACCAGGTGATCAACTGGGGTGAAGGCCTCTACTTCCAGAACGGCATCAATGCGATCAACCCTGTCGACCTCGCGGCCTTGCGGCGACCCGGCTCACAGGTCAAAGAAGCGCTGCTGCCAGTGCCCATGCTCTACGGCAACTTCGGCATCACCGATAACCTGAGCCTGGAGGCCTTCTACCAGCTGCAATGGCGTCGCACGGTGCTGGAAGGTTGCGGGACCTATTTTTCAAGCAACGATTTTCTTCCCGATGGCTGCTACGGGGTACCCCGCGGCGGCGCGAACGACCCGGCCAGCTTTGCCAACGATCAGATCATCCGCCGTACAGGTGACAACGAGCCCTCGAACAGCGGTCAGTTCGGCTTCGCATTGCGCTACTTTGCCGATCAACTCGACACCGAGTTCGGGGCTTATGCCTTGAACATCCATTCACGCACGCCCTATACCAGCATCACCACTGACCTGCGGCCCGGCGCCGGGGCTGGCTGGATTGCGGGCAAGCAAGATACCAACGGCACCTACTTCGCCGACTTCCCGGAAGACATCCGCATCTTCGGCCTGAGCTTCTCCAGCAACCTGCAAGGCACCTCGGTCTTTGGCGAGTACAGCTATCGACCTAACCAACCGGTGCAACTGGCCAACGGCGATCTGATCCCGGCCTTTGCCGGTAACCCACTGCAGTTGGGCCAACAGATCGGCCAGAACATCACCCTGGGCCAGGATGCCATCAACGCGGCGCCAGGCTCGGTCTACAACGGTTACGACCGGCGCAAGATCTCGCAGCTGTCGCTGGGCTTCCTCAAATCGCTGCCTCAGGTGATGGGCGCCGAGAGCCTCAACCTGATTGGCGAGGCCGGCATGAAGTACATGCATGACCTGCCCAGCCTGAATGATCGTCGATATGCCAAGGGAGACCTGTATGGCTCCGACCTGGCCAATGGCAGCGCGGCAGGCTGCGCCCTCGGCTCACCGGGCAAGTACCAGAAACTGGGCTGTTCCAGCGACGGGTACACCAGCAAGTTTGCCTGGGGTTACCGCCTGCGTGCGCAACTGAGCTATCCGGCATTGGTCGCCGGGGTCAACGTCTCGCCGTTCGTGGCCTTCGGCCAGGATGTTAAAGGCTGGTCCTACGACGGCACCTTTTCCGAAGGACGGCTGCTCGGTTCAGTCGGGACAAAGTTCGACTACCTGCAGAAGTACTCCGCCGAGCTTTCCTGGTCTGCCAGTGGCAACACGCCCTACGCCACCACCGACAAGGATTTTGTTTCCCTCAGCCTGCGTATGGGCTTCTGA
- a CDS encoding ABC transporter ATP-binding protein produces MYKLIVEDVHKNYGSHEVLKGVSLKAKAGDVISIIGSSGSGKSTFLRCINYLEQPSVGRIIVNQQELLTRKDAKGEQCAADPQQLRIMRSQLSMVFQHFNLWSHMTVLDNIIECPIRVLGIGRQQALERARKYLSKVGLAERVEAQYPVQLSGGQQQRVAIARALAMEPEVMLFDEPTSALDPELVGEVLKVMQQLAEEGRTMVVVTHEMAFARHVSNHVMFLHQGRVEEQGSPSSVFDHTQSERLKQFLAGSFK; encoded by the coding sequence ATGTATAAATTGATCGTTGAAGATGTCCACAAGAACTACGGCAGCCATGAAGTACTCAAGGGTGTATCACTCAAGGCCAAGGCGGGCGATGTGATCAGCATCATTGGTTCTTCCGGCTCCGGGAAGAGCACCTTTTTGCGCTGTATCAACTACCTTGAACAACCCAGCGTCGGGCGCATTATCGTCAATCAACAAGAACTGCTGACCCGCAAGGACGCAAAGGGCGAGCAATGTGCCGCCGACCCCCAACAATTGCGGATCATGCGCAGTCAGTTGTCGATGGTTTTCCAGCATTTCAATCTATGGAGCCATATGACGGTGCTGGACAACATCATCGAGTGCCCGATCAGGGTGCTGGGGATCGGTCGCCAGCAAGCCCTGGAACGTGCTCGCAAGTACTTGTCCAAGGTGGGGTTGGCGGAGCGGGTTGAAGCGCAGTATCCGGTTCAGTTGTCCGGCGGCCAGCAGCAGCGCGTGGCCATTGCCCGAGCGCTGGCGATGGAGCCAGAGGTGATGCTGTTCGATGAGCCGACCTCCGCGCTGGACCCGGAATTGGTGGGCGAAGTGCTTAAGGTCATGCAGCAACTGGCCGAGGAGGGCAGGACGATGGTTGTGGTGACGCACGAAATGGCCTTTGCACGGCACGTCTCCAATCACGTGATGTTCCTGCATCAGGGGCGAGTGGAGGAGCAAGGTTCACCCAGCAGTGTGTTCGACCATACCCAAAGCGAGCGGTTGAAGCAGTTTCTGGCGGGTAGCTTCAAATAA
- a CDS encoding ABC transporter permease: MTTILQDYWQAYLWSDGAHLSGLAVTLWLLILSVLIGFLLAVPLSIARVSANPLIRTPVWFYTYVFRGTPLYIQLLFFYTGVYSLHVIRAQDFLNAFFRDGFNCTVLAFGLNTCAYMTEIFAGAIRATPHGEIEAARAYGMSTFTLYRRIVLPSALRRALPLFSNEVILMLHSTSVAFTATVPDLLKIARDVNSATYASFAAFGIAGVLYACSAFLLIWLFRRGELHWLAYLKPRMH, encoded by the coding sequence ATGACCACTATTCTCCAGGACTACTGGCAGGCCTATCTCTGGAGCGACGGGGCGCATCTGTCCGGTTTGGCGGTGACCTTGTGGCTGCTGATTCTTTCGGTGTTGATCGGGTTCCTGTTAGCCGTTCCGTTATCAATTGCCCGCGTCAGCGCCAACCCGCTGATTCGCACGCCGGTCTGGTTCTACACCTACGTGTTTCGCGGTACGCCGTTGTACATCCAGCTGCTGTTCTTCTACACCGGGGTGTACAGCCTGCACGTGATTCGGGCGCAGGATTTTCTCAATGCGTTTTTCCGCGATGGCTTCAACTGTACGGTGCTGGCGTTCGGGCTCAATACCTGTGCCTACATGACCGAGATCTTTGCCGGCGCCATCAGGGCCACCCCGCACGGTGAAATCGAGGCCGCCAGGGCCTACGGGATGAGCACCTTCACGCTGTACCGGCGGATTGTGTTGCCGTCAGCGCTACGTCGGGCGCTGCCGCTGTTCAGCAATGAAGTGATCTTGATGCTGCATTCGACCTCCGTCGCGTTCACCGCCACGGTGCCCGATCTGCTGAAGATCGCCCGGGACGTCAACTCGGCGACTTACGCCTCGTTTGCCGCATTCGGGATTGCCGGGGTGCTGTATGCCTGCAGTGCATTTTTGCTGATCTGGCTGTTTCGCCGTGGCGAACTGCATTGGCTGGCTTACCTGAAACCCCGCATGCACTGA
- a CDS encoding YCF48-related protein encodes MKTFTCPLLSLLIGLTSAVLSATPFAAPMADRLERPSRISASASQAPLTGVQRLGQRLVLVGADGHILVREPDGRLHQAKVPVDVLLTAVHFVDDRQGWAVGHDGVVLHSTDGGENWDKQLDGRTINTLMLTWAEAEVARLEQVASAQDSDNAAQLQALDNARFALDDITAGAVAGPSRPLLDVWFANADEGWVVGAYGMALHTRDGGKRWEYLPDLDNPERLHLNAVLALANGDLLIAGEGGRLYRRVDGQWLAAQQLTPASLYKLVQLRDGEVLAMGFGAALFVSNNHGQDWKPIPLGTKASLYGAEQLADGSLWLTGQAGVLLHSQDLQQFHLFQSAIRGAWLGVATLGDTQLALVGNKGLHVLAIHELKELR; translated from the coding sequence ATGAAAACGTTCACCTGCCCGCTGTTGAGTCTGCTCATCGGGCTGACCAGCGCCGTGCTGTCGGCCACACCTTTTGCCGCGCCTATGGCGGATCGCCTGGAACGTCCGTCGCGGATATCCGCAAGCGCCAGTCAGGCGCCCCTCACCGGCGTCCAGCGTTTGGGCCAGCGTCTGGTGCTGGTGGGGGCTGACGGCCACATCCTTGTGCGCGAGCCGGATGGTCGGCTACACCAGGCCAAGGTTCCAGTGGATGTACTGCTCACTGCCGTCCATTTCGTCGACGATCGCCAAGGCTGGGCCGTGGGCCATGACGGGGTGGTATTGCACAGCACTGACGGTGGAGAGAACTGGGACAAACAACTCGATGGCAGGACCATCAACACCTTGATGCTCACGTGGGCCGAGGCTGAGGTGGCACGCCTGGAACAGGTCGCCAGTGCACAGGATTCCGACAACGCAGCACAACTGCAAGCCCTGGATAATGCCCGCTTCGCCCTCGACGACATAACCGCCGGCGCCGTCGCGGGCCCCTCACGACCGCTGCTGGACGTATGGTTTGCCAATGCTGACGAAGGCTGGGTGGTGGGCGCCTATGGCATGGCCTTGCACACTCGCGATGGCGGTAAGCGCTGGGAGTACTTACCCGACCTGGATAACCCCGAGCGCCTGCACCTCAATGCCGTGCTGGCGTTGGCCAACGGTGATCTGCTGATTGCGGGTGAAGGCGGTCGCCTGTACCGACGGGTTGACGGTCAATGGCTGGCCGCCCAGCAACTGACGCCCGCCTCGTTGTACAAACTCGTTCAGTTGCGTGACGGAGAAGTCCTCGCCATGGGCTTCGGCGCCGCGCTCTTCGTCAGCAATAACCACGGCCAGGACTGGAAGCCTATCCCACTAGGCACCAAAGCCAGCCTCTATGGCGCAGAACAACTTGCCGATGGCAGCCTTTGGTTGACCGGCCAAGCCGGCGTGTTACTGCACAGTCAGGACCTGCAGCAGTTCCATCTCTTCCAGAGCGCAATCAGAGGCGCCTGGCTTGGCGTGGCGACCCTCGGCGATACGCAGTTGGCCCTGGTCGGTAACAAGGGTCTGCACGTTCTCGCCATCCATGAACTGAAGGAGCTGCGTTGA